In one Lolium rigidum isolate FL_2022 chromosome 3, APGP_CSIRO_Lrig_0.1, whole genome shotgun sequence genomic region, the following are encoded:
- the LOC124696728 gene encoding dirigent protein 1-like, with amino-acid sequence MQLLPVLISLTLLVGAAATTKPPTHLEFYLHDIVTAVPSSPATAVRVARGVTPLPHNPTVHFGDMYVIDDPLTEGPDLSSPALGKAQGSYIFASQTDMALMLTFNMVFTAGPHNGSTIAVVAREPILDPVRELPVVGGTGTFRGATGYVLFRTYSANGTNSVIHVDMYVRARV; translated from the coding sequence ATGCAGCTCCTACCAGTCTTAATCTCCTTGACCCTCCTTGTGGGAGCAGCGGCAACCACAAAGCCCCCGACGCACCTCGAGTTCTACCTGCACGACATTGTGACGGCGGTGCCGTCGAGCCCAGCGACGGCAGTACGTGTTGCTAGGGGAGTGACGCCGCTGCCCCACAACCCTACCGTCCACTTCGGGGACATGTACGTCATCGATGATCCTCTAACGGAGGGACCCGACTTGTCATCCCCGGCCCTCGGCAAAGCGCAAGGATCCTACATCTTCGCGTCGCAGACGGACATGGCGCTGATGCTGACCTTCAACATGGTGTTCACGGCGGGGCCGCACAACGGCAGCACCATCGCTGTGGTCGCAAGGGAACCCATCCTCGACCCCGTGAGGGAGCTGCCGGTAGTTGGCGGCACCGGCACGTTCCGCGGAGCCACCGGGTACGTCCTGTTCCGGACATACTCTGCAAACGGCACCAACTCGGTGATCCATGTCGACATGTACGTGCGCGCTCGGGTGTAG